The following proteins come from a genomic window of Streptomyces sp. NBC_00539:
- a CDS encoding TetR/AcrR family transcriptional regulator: MSRTPHTKTPGAAPTGGTRPEATAPGTKAPDPTRRSDRSRRAILDAALALVGEVGYNKLTIEAIAARAGVGKQTIYRWWPSKAAVLLDASLALAGDAATADGRTGLPDTGDLAADLKRVLRATVDEFNDPSYDAPLRALTAAGATDPELGARFTERLLAPQLALYEDRLRSARVAGQLAGGADLRLMTEMLLGPLTYRWLLRTAPLTHAFADALVDAVLGTA, from the coding sequence ATGAGCAGGACTCCCCACACCAAGACCCCCGGGGCCGCACCCACCGGAGGCACGAGGCCCGAAGCCACGGCGCCCGGAACCAAGGCCCCCGATCCCACCCGCCGCAGCGACCGGTCCCGCCGGGCCATCCTGGACGCCGCGCTCGCCCTCGTCGGGGAGGTCGGCTACAACAAGCTGACCATCGAGGCCATCGCCGCCCGCGCGGGGGTCGGCAAGCAGACCATCTACCGCTGGTGGCCCTCGAAGGCGGCCGTTCTGCTCGACGCCTCCCTGGCGCTGGCCGGGGACGCCGCGACGGCGGACGGCAGGACCGGCCTCCCGGACACCGGCGACCTGGCCGCCGACTTGAAGCGGGTGCTGCGGGCCACGGTGGACGAGTTCAACGACCCGTCGTACGACGCCCCGCTGCGCGCCCTGACCGCCGCCGGGGCGACCGACCCGGAGCTCGGGGCGCGCTTCACCGAGCGGCTGCTGGCCCCCCAGCTCGCCCTGTACGAGGACCGGTTGCGCAGCGCGCGGGTGGCGGGGCAGCTGGCGGGGGGAGCGGATCTGCGACTGATGACGGAGATGCTGCTCGGCCCGCTGACGTACCGCTGGTTGTTGCGGACGGCTCCCCTGACGCACGCGTTCGCGGACGCGCTGGTGGACGCCGTGCTGGGCACCGCGTAA
- a CDS encoding bifunctional DNA primase/polymerase codes for MGSESGRVQRGEQSRISQWLRRRSKPAPEDPGREREALLLAVAAAGLPIAPAAHPAGYRCSCDRIGCPTPARHPVSFAWQTQATTDRAQIERWARNHPQANFITATGMVHDVLDVPLEAGRDALTRLLAAGVEVGPVAESGGTGDQARMLFFTATRGTPEDEDEWWPCELDCHPETMDEHPGLRWHCRGSYVLLPPAALPGEQRVAWLRGVEHPLPDPLTLLETLTDACAQYAGTSEQTPAAVAWPLGR; via the coding sequence ATGGGGTCTGAGTCCGGCCGCGTCCAACGCGGCGAGCAGAGCAGGATTTCCCAGTGGCTGCGCCGCCGCTCGAAACCGGCTCCCGAAGACCCCGGCAGGGAACGCGAGGCCCTCCTCCTGGCCGTCGCCGCCGCCGGCCTCCCGATCGCCCCCGCCGCCCACCCGGCCGGCTACCGGTGTTCCTGCGACCGCATCGGCTGTCCGACGCCCGCGCGACACCCCGTCTCGTTCGCCTGGCAGACCCAGGCGACCACCGACCGCGCGCAGATCGAACGATGGGCGCGCAACCACCCCCAGGCCAACTTCATCACCGCGACCGGCATGGTCCACGACGTCCTGGACGTCCCGCTGGAAGCCGGACGCGACGCCCTGACCCGGCTGCTGGCTGCCGGCGTGGAGGTCGGCCCGGTGGCCGAGTCCGGCGGTACGGGCGACCAGGCCCGCATGCTGTTCTTCACGGCGACCCGGGGGACGCCGGAGGACGAGGACGAGTGGTGGCCCTGCGAGCTGGACTGCCACCCCGAGACGATGGACGAACACCCCGGCCTGCGCTGGCACTGCCGCGGCAGCTACGTCCTCCTGCCGCCGGCCGCCCTCCCGGGCGAGCAGCGCGTCGCATGGCTGCGCGGAGTGGAACACCCGCTCCCGGACCCGCTGACGCTGCTCGAAACCCTGACCGACGCCTGCGCCCAGTACGCGGGAACCTCCGAGCAGACCCCCGCGGCCGTGGCCTGGCCCCTCGGCCGCTGA
- the efeU gene encoding iron uptake transporter permease EfeU codes for MFSNYLIGLREGLEASLVVCILIAYLVKTGHKDKLGPLWLGVGLAAALSLGFGAALEFGTEQLTFEAQEAIGGSLSVVAVGLVTWMVFWMKRTARHLKAELHEKLDSALAMGTGALVTTAFLAVGREGLETSLFVWRSVKAAGDGAGPLAGVLLGIGTSVLLGWLFYRGALRINLAKFFTWTGGMLVVVAAGVLAYGIHDLQEAGFLPGILTKAFDISATIPPDSWYGTLLKGTFNFQPDPTVVQLVVWVVYLLTVLGLFLAPSAVKGRSGQGEPADRRPARAQG; via the coding sequence GTGTTCAGCAATTACCTGATCGGCCTGCGCGAGGGGCTGGAGGCCAGCCTCGTCGTCTGCATCCTCATCGCCTACCTGGTGAAGACCGGCCACAAGGACAAGCTCGGGCCGCTGTGGCTGGGCGTCGGCCTCGCGGCCGCCCTCAGCCTCGGTTTCGGCGCAGCGCTCGAGTTCGGCACGGAGCAGCTGACGTTCGAGGCGCAGGAGGCGATCGGCGGGTCTCTGTCGGTCGTCGCGGTGGGCCTGGTGACCTGGATGGTCTTCTGGATGAAGCGCACCGCGCGCCACTTGAAGGCGGAGCTCCACGAGAAGCTCGACTCGGCGCTCGCCATGGGCACCGGTGCGCTGGTGACGACGGCGTTCCTGGCCGTGGGCCGCGAGGGCCTGGAGACGTCGCTGTTCGTGTGGCGCTCGGTGAAGGCGGCCGGTGACGGCGCGGGCCCGCTGGCCGGTGTGCTGCTGGGCATCGGCACCTCGGTGCTGCTCGGCTGGCTGTTCTACCGCGGGGCCCTGCGGATCAACCTCGCCAAGTTCTTCACCTGGACCGGCGGCATGCTGGTCGTGGTCGCGGCGGGCGTTCTGGCGTACGGGATCCACGACCTCCAGGAGGCCGGGTTCCTGCCCGGCATCCTGACCAAGGCGTTCGACATCAGCGCGACGATCCCGCCGGACAGCTGGTACGGGACCCTGCTCAAGGGGACGTTCAACTTCCAGCCGGACCCGACCGTGGTCCAGCTCGTGGTGTGGGTGGTGTACCTGCTGACGGTGCTGGGCCTGTTCCTGGCGCCGTCGGCCGTCAAGGGCCGGAGCGGGCAGGGCGAGCCCGCGGACCGGCGGCCGGCGCGGGCGCAGGGCTAG
- the efeB gene encoding iron uptake transporter deferrochelatase/peroxidase subunit produces the protein MTGTEPVAAEHDGDDTPEGATAPSRRAVLGWGGAGLALGAAAAGGAVAAFGGTSDVVPAASAGAAVPFHGEHQAGIASAVQDRLHFAAFDVKTKDREELIKLLKDWTEAARLMTAGHPVGEGGFGGLPEAPPDDTGEALGLKASRLTLTIGFGPGLFAKDRFGLEDKRPEALVDLEQFPGDNLDPARSGGDLCVQACADDPQVAVHAIRQLARIGFGKTAVRWSQLGFGKTSSTTPDAQTPRNMMGFKDGTRNISGTDRAALDQHVWAAASDGSPWMAGGSYLVARRIRMHIETWDRTSLQEQEDVFGRDKGEGAPVGKSKERDEPFLKAMKPEAHVRLAHPDSNNGARILRRGYSFTDGTDGLGRLEAGLFFLAYQRDVRKGFIPVQRNLSKNDALNEYIQHVGSAVFAVPPGVRDKDDWWGRTLFA, from the coding sequence ATGACTGGCACGGAGCCGGTAGCGGCGGAGCACGACGGCGACGACACCCCCGAGGGGGCGACCGCGCCCTCGCGGCGTGCCGTACTCGGCTGGGGCGGGGCCGGGCTGGCGCTGGGCGCCGCCGCGGCCGGCGGTGCGGTCGCGGCGTTCGGCGGCACGTCGGACGTGGTGCCGGCGGCCTCGGCCGGGGCGGCCGTGCCCTTCCACGGCGAGCACCAGGCCGGCATCGCGAGCGCCGTCCAGGACCGCCTGCACTTCGCGGCCTTCGACGTGAAGACGAAGGACCGCGAGGAGCTGATCAAGCTCCTCAAGGACTGGACGGAGGCGGCCCGGCTGATGACCGCCGGGCACCCCGTCGGCGAGGGCGGCTTCGGCGGCCTCCCGGAGGCCCCGCCGGACGACACGGGTGAGGCGCTGGGCCTCAAGGCGTCCCGGCTGACCCTGACGATCGGTTTCGGGCCGGGCCTGTTCGCCAAGGACCGCTTCGGGCTGGAGGACAAGCGCCCCGAGGCCCTGGTGGACCTGGAGCAGTTCCCCGGCGACAACCTGGACCCGGCCCGCTCCGGCGGCGACCTCTGCGTCCAGGCCTGCGCGGACGACCCGCAGGTCGCGGTGCACGCCATCCGCCAGCTGGCCCGCATCGGCTTCGGCAAGACGGCGGTCCGCTGGTCGCAGCTCGGCTTCGGCAAGACCTCGTCCACCACCCCGGACGCGCAGACCCCGCGCAACATGATGGGCTTCAAGGACGGCACCCGGAACATCTCGGGCACCGACCGGGCGGCACTCGACCAGCACGTCTGGGCGGCCGCGTCCGACGGCAGCCCGTGGATGGCCGGAGGCTCGTACCTGGTCGCCCGCCGCATCCGGATGCACATCGAGACCTGGGACCGCACCTCCCTCCAGGAGCAGGAGGACGTCTTCGGCCGCGACAAGGGCGAGGGCGCCCCCGTCGGCAAGTCGAAGGAGCGCGACGAGCCCTTCCTCAAGGCCATGAAGCCCGAGGCGCACGTCCGCCTCGCCCACCCGGACAGCAACAACGGTGCGAGGATCCTGCGCCGCGGCTACTCCTTCACGGACGGCACGGACGGGCTGGGCCGCCTGGAGGCGGGTCTGTTCTTCCTCGCCTACCAGCGGGACGTCCGCAAGGGCTTCATCCCGGTCCAGCGCAACCTGTCGAAGAACGACGCGCTCAACGAATACATCCAGCACGTGGGTTCGGCCGTCTTCGCCGTCCCGCCGGGCGTCCGCGACAAGGACGACTGGTGGGGCCGGACGCTGTTCGCGTAG
- the efeO gene encoding iron uptake system protein EfeO, with protein sequence MRPARFTVVTAAAAVAALTAVTGCAEKSAAGGEGTLQVAASDSACGVSKTEFPAGKVTIEVDNKGSKVTEVYVLFPDDRIVAERENIGPGTKATITAEIKAGDYEIACKPGMKGDGIRQKVKATGGTAAKRSPELDAAVADYRKYVQAQADESLPTTNAFVDAVKAGDVEAAKKAYAVSRIGWERTEPVAESFGDIDPKVDVREDGLEAGQDPAKDWTGWHRLEKALWADNKIGDDEKKLADTLMTDVTDWQKKIGTAEITPTSMANGAKELLDEVATGKVTGEEERYSHTDLVDFKANVEGAQKAYELLKPVAAKNDPELAKTLDTQFAALDALLDKHRADKNGYDFTSYDKVGDPERKELSDAVNALAEPLSKLAAAVTK encoded by the coding sequence ATGCGCCCCGCCCGCTTCACCGTCGTCACCGCGGCTGCCGCAGTGGCCGCGCTCACCGCCGTGACCGGCTGCGCCGAGAAGAGCGCGGCGGGTGGCGAGGGCACGCTCCAGGTGGCCGCCTCCGACAGCGCCTGCGGCGTCTCCAAGACGGAGTTCCCCGCGGGCAAGGTCACCATCGAGGTCGACAACAAGGGCTCCAAGGTCACCGAGGTCTACGTCCTCTTCCCGGACGACCGCATCGTCGCCGAGCGCGAGAACATCGGCCCCGGCACCAAGGCCACCATCACCGCCGAGATCAAGGCGGGCGACTACGAGATCGCCTGCAAGCCCGGCATGAAGGGCGACGGCATCCGCCAGAAGGTCAAGGCCACCGGCGGCACCGCGGCCAAACGCAGCCCCGAGCTGGACGCCGCGGTCGCCGACTACCGCAAGTACGTGCAGGCGCAGGCCGACGAGTCCCTGCCCACCACCAATGCCTTCGTGGACGCGGTGAAGGCCGGTGACGTCGAGGCCGCGAAGAAGGCCTACGCCGTCTCCCGCATCGGCTGGGAGCGCACCGAGCCGGTCGCGGAGTCCTTCGGCGACATCGACCCGAAGGTCGACGTCCGCGAGGACGGCCTGGAGGCGGGCCAGGACCCGGCGAAGGACTGGACCGGCTGGCACCGCCTGGAGAAGGCGCTGTGGGCCGACAACAAGATCGGCGACGACGAGAAGAAGCTCGCCGACACCCTGATGACCGACGTGACCGACTGGCAGAAGAAGATCGGCACGGCGGAGATCACCCCCACCTCGATGGCCAACGGCGCCAAGGAGCTCCTCGACGAGGTCGCCACCGGCAAGGTGACGGGTGAGGAAGAGCGCTACAGCCACACCGACCTGGTGGACTTCAAGGCGAACGTCGAGGGTGCGCAGAAGGCGTACGAGCTGCTCAAGCCGGTCGCCGCGAAGAACGACCCGGAGCTCGCCAAGACGCTCGACACCCAGTTCGCCGCGCTGGACGCGCTGCTCGACAAGCACCGCGCGGACAAGAACGGTTACGACTTCACCTCCTACGACAAGGTCGGCGACCCGGAGCGCAAGGAGCTCTCGGACGCCGTGAACGCGCTGGCCGAGCCGCTCTCCAAGCTGGCCGCAGCGGTCACGAAGTAA
- a CDS encoding PhzF family phenazine biosynthesis protein, with protein sequence MNDLDVLAVFCAGDGRHGNLLGVVRDGRSCPDDASRQALAAELGYSETVFVDDPERGVVDIRTPGTRMAFAGHPLVGVAWLLDIEELQPPAGSVWARDDGEFTWITARPEWVEGKRTEQYASAAEVEALPSPPPGEGWLYAWAWEDEAAGRIRARGFPRRPDGAITEDEATGSAAVLLTAELNRALNITQGAGSQILTAPGPDGTVELGGRVRFAPREP encoded by the coding sequence GTGAATGATCTCGACGTGCTCGCCGTCTTCTGCGCGGGCGACGGCCGTCACGGCAACCTGCTCGGAGTCGTGCGCGACGGCCGCAGCTGCCCCGACGACGCCTCCCGGCAGGCCCTTGCGGCGGAGCTCGGATACAGCGAGACGGTCTTCGTCGACGACCCCGAACGCGGGGTCGTGGACATCCGCACGCCCGGCACCCGGATGGCCTTCGCGGGCCACCCGCTGGTCGGGGTCGCCTGGCTGCTCGACATCGAGGAACTCCAGCCGCCGGCCGGCTCCGTGTGGGCCCGCGACGACGGGGAGTTCACCTGGATCACCGCCCGCCCCGAATGGGTCGAGGGCAAGCGCACCGAGCAGTACGCGAGCGCCGCGGAGGTGGAGGCGCTGCCCTCCCCGCCGCCGGGGGAGGGCTGGCTGTACGCCTGGGCCTGGGAGGACGAGGCCGCCGGACGGATCCGGGCCCGCGGCTTCCCCCGCCGCCCGGACGGGGCGATCACCGAGGACGAGGCCACCGGCTCGGCGGCGGTCCTGCTGACGGCCGAGCTGAACCGGGCACTGAACATCACCCAGGGCGCGGGCTCCCAGATCCTCACCGCCCCCGGCCCGGACGGAACGGTCGAACTGGGCGGCCGCGTCCGCTTCGCGCCCCGGGAGCCGTGA
- a CDS encoding biliverdin-producing heme oxygenase — protein sequence MDAFSTAIRVASHEQHTEAETSTFMSDLLGGRLGVAAYARYTEQLWFVYRALEDAAEALEGDPVAGPFIRPELMRVAQIERDLAHLRGPGWRETVTALPATRAYADRVARCAATWPGGYVAHHYTRYLGDLSGGQIIRDRAERTWGFERRGDGVRFYVFADIANPAAFKRGYRELLDAIAADDLEKQRIIDECKLAFELNGAVFRELGEQFPLSA from the coding sequence TTGGACGCCTTCTCCACGGCCATCCGTGTCGCCTCGCACGAGCAGCACACCGAGGCCGAGACCTCGACGTTCATGAGCGACCTGCTGGGCGGCCGGCTCGGCGTGGCCGCGTACGCCCGCTACACCGAGCAGCTGTGGTTCGTGTACCGGGCGCTGGAGGACGCGGCCGAGGCGCTCGAGGGCGATCCGGTCGCGGGGCCGTTCATCCGGCCGGAGCTGATGCGCGTCGCGCAGATCGAGCGGGATCTGGCGCACCTGCGCGGCCCGGGGTGGCGCGAGACCGTCACCGCCCTGCCCGCGACGCGGGCGTACGCGGACCGGGTGGCCCGGTGCGCGGCGACCTGGCCCGGCGGGTACGTCGCCCACCACTACACCCGCTACCTGGGCGACCTCTCGGGCGGCCAGATCATCCGGGACAGGGCGGAGCGGACCTGGGGCTTCGAGCGCCGGGGCGACGGGGTGCGGTTCTACGTCTTCGCGGACATCGCCAACCCGGCGGCGTTCAAGCGGGGCTACCGGGAGCTGCTCGACGCGATCGCCGCCGACGACCTGGAGAAGCAGCGCATCATCGACGAGTGCAAGCTCGCTTTCGAGCTCAACGGCGCGGTGTTCCGCGAGCTGGGCGAGCAGTTCCCCCTCAGCGCGTAG
- the map gene encoding type I methionyl aminopeptidase has translation MSGQSLLVPGELSPARSVPGNIRRPEYVGKPGPTPYTGPEVQTPETIEAMRTAGRIAARAMEEAAKHIAPGVTTDELDRVAHEFMCDHGAYPSTLGYRGFPKSLCASVNEVICHGIPDSTVLRDGDIVNLDVTAYIGGVHGDNNATYLCGEVDEESRLLVERTRESLNRAIKAVKPGRQINVIGRVIESYAKRFGYGVVRDFTGHGINTSFHSGLIIPHYDSPHATTVIEPGMTFTIEPMLTLGTHEYDMWADGWTVVTKDRKRTAQFEHTLVVTDSGAEILTLP, from the coding sequence ATGTCTGGCCAGTCGCTGCTCGTACCCGGCGAGCTCTCCCCCGCCCGTTCCGTTCCCGGCAACATCCGCCGGCCCGAGTACGTGGGCAAACCCGGGCCCACGCCCTACACCGGACCGGAGGTGCAGACGCCCGAGACCATCGAGGCGATGCGCACCGCCGGCCGGATCGCCGCCCGGGCGATGGAAGAGGCCGCCAAGCACATCGCGCCGGGCGTGACCACCGACGAGCTGGACCGGGTCGCGCACGAGTTCATGTGCGACCACGGTGCCTACCCCTCGACGCTCGGCTACCGCGGCTTCCCGAAGTCCCTGTGCGCCTCGGTCAACGAGGTCATCTGTCACGGGATCCCCGACTCGACCGTCCTGCGGGACGGCGACATCGTGAACCTCGACGTGACCGCGTACATCGGCGGCGTCCACGGCGACAACAACGCCACCTACCTGTGCGGCGAGGTGGACGAGGAGTCGCGCCTGCTGGTGGAGCGCACCCGCGAGTCCCTGAACCGGGCCATCAAGGCGGTCAAGCCGGGCCGCCAGATCAACGTCATCGGCCGGGTCATCGAGTCGTACGCGAAGCGTTTCGGCTACGGCGTGGTCCGGGACTTCACGGGGCACGGCATCAACACGTCGTTCCACTCGGGCCTGATCATCCCGCACTACGACAGCCCGCACGCGACCACCGTCATCGAGCCCGGCATGACCTTCACCATCGAGCCGATGCTGACGCTGGGCACGCACGAGTACGACATGTGGGCCGACGGCTGGACGGTCGTCACCAAGGACCGCAAGCGCACCGCGCAGTTCGAGCACACGCTGGTCGTGACCGACTCCGGGGCGGAGATCCTGACCCTGCCGTAG